The Penicillium digitatum chromosome 6, complete sequence genome contains the following window.
GTATCTGACTTTCGTCGCTCAAGTACGCTGCGCTCTCTCTCTACTGCCTCGGCCTCTCGTGTCTTCCGAGGCAAGGTGTTGTGCACGGCAGCTAGCTGGCGGTTCACGGCTGCTAATTCTGCCTCACGTTCCGCCAATAGTGCCAGGGTCgcgggaagaggaagattctgcgaagaagaagtattGTTGGGATCGGAAGGATTCATGGTGGCCATCTGCTTGGCGCGGAGTTCGGCGATTGTTGACTCGAGATTATCGATTGAAGCAGGCAGCGTTGAGAGCTGTGTAGTTTGAAGTTCGACGATCTTGTAACCTGTTATGGTCGCGGTAGACGCTTCAGTCAAGATGTTTAACTTCCACGTTCATTGGCAACTCACGGCTTGCTAAGTCACGGCCCATTAGCTCCATTTCCTCGATCATAATCCGTGCGTCTTCCTTCCGTGCCTTGAGTTCGGCTTTCACATCCGCTAGTTGCGCCTCCAGTTCCATGTTCTCGTTGTGTCCGACAACCATAGGCGGGTCGCCAACAATGGCGCGCAAGAACTTCTCTTTCGTTACTTGCTCGAGGTAGGAGAATCGCAGTTTCGAGAACAGTTCCTATGCAAACACATCAGTATTTGATGGTCTGAAATACGCTGCATTCAGGCTCATCGCGCGGACCTTATAGTGTGCAAGATCAGCCTCCAGCGAGGCAGGGTTAGGATCGTCATAATTTGAGACAGAAACATCAGAGGTTCGCTTTGAAGGAGACGGGTAAGATCCCCCAACTTCGGTGGAAATTGGCTCGCTGATGCGAATGATCGCTAGTCGGTCCTTCAAATTGCCGCTCTCCTCCAGCTGCCTAAGGGCTGCAAGGGCTTCAGATGATGAAGTTGCCATATCGATAGGGCTTGAATGTCGGAAACCTGGCtatgaaaagaaaaatgaaCGAGGTTTGCGATTGCTTTAGAGCTTGGAGGGGCCGAGTCCACCTGCGGGCACAACATTTGCGGGACAATAAACAACCCTATGTCAAAGGCGGTCAGCACAACTCTTGGAAGGCGCTTTCGTCTTCGCCTTACATGCTTCTCTTTCAACTGAAGAGGATTCCGCCTTTGTTTAATTTAATATGGCCTAGCGTATATACTTGCTTTGTTCTACATTCCTCGCTTTCCTCGGTGCACTCCTTCAACACTCTCAGAGTATTACGATCTACGGTCCATCTGTGTTATGGACGACGATTATGTTGCACAGATCCTGGCCAAGGAGGCTAAGGAGAGCTCTATTAAATATGCATCTCAAGGAATGAGTGCTTTTATGCCTTTGAGGTTGGTTTGCTCTTATCGTCAGCGGTTTGCATGAGTTCACGACTTACAAACGCCTGCAGGCCGACAAGCAATGCGCCAAAACCCAATACCCGCTTCCTACGAAATCTTATCAAAGTAACAGACAGTCATAACACAGCTCTCAAGctcaaagaagaaagagaagcacGGGAGCGCATGCGCCAACTGAAAAATCAGGCTTCGGGTGCTTCAAGTGCTTTGGCTCAAACTTCCATAGACCGTTCTTCCAAACGATCTGATTATCGGAGTGAAGTACGAGGATCAAGAGATAATCGGAGGGGAGAGCGGGAAGATCGTATTCGTTCCTATCGCAAAAGAACTCGAAGTCGCTCCCCTTCAGCGGAACAAGACCGGTCGCGGAGGCGTCGACAAAGAAACGAAGATTACGGCGGGACTGGAGAGAGAGGCAAAGATCGCGATGAACATCGGCGCGAACAAAGGGACCACGAGTCATCTAGGAGGGATCGACGGGATACAAATAAGGAACACACCAGGCGGCGGCGTGAGCGATCATACTCGAGGTC
Protein-coding sequences here:
- a CDS encoding Kinetochore protein Sos7, translating into MATSSSEALAALRQLEESGNLKDRLAIIRISEPISTEVGGSYPSPSKRTSDVSVSNYDDPNPASLEADLAHYKELFSKLRFSYLEQVTKEKFLRAIVGDPPMVVGHNENMELEAQLADVKAELKARKEDARIMIEEMELMGRDLASRYKIVELQTTQLSTLPASIDNLESTIAELRAKQMATMNPSDPNNTSSSQNLPLPATLALLAEREAELAAVNRQLAAVHNTLPRKTREAEAVERERSVLERRKSDTIAQAREAQRKKQQGESDGLEEMGRWYRGAEEILKELVGSKA